The Peribacillus sp. FSL P2-0133 genome has a segment encoding these proteins:
- a CDS encoding DegV family protein — translation MAITILADSACDLPLSFYKENNVSLIPLQVHLDGKNYEDLLTINSHEVYQAMIEGKAPKTSQASPECFIELFTQFAKEKKQGIYIAFSSELSGTYQTAVMILNQVKEEYPDLDIEIVNTKCASMGVGLIVKKAADLAANGATKEEILADIEFQTRHMEHLFTVDNLEYLARGGRISKTSALVGGLLNIKPLLHVEDGKLVPLEKLRGKKKLIKRVIELMHERGKNLKNQTIAISHGDDDATALEWKEAIKNEFGTTDFMVHTIGSVIGAHAGPGTIALFFLNDTPEKS, via the coding sequence ATGGCTATCACAATTCTGGCAGATAGTGCATGTGATTTGCCGTTGTCTTTCTATAAGGAAAACAATGTTTCATTAATTCCTTTACAAGTCCATCTTGACGGGAAAAATTATGAAGATTTACTTACCATTAATTCTCACGAAGTCTATCAAGCGATGATTGAGGGAAAAGCCCCGAAAACATCGCAAGCTTCACCAGAATGCTTTATAGAACTTTTCACACAGTTTGCCAAAGAGAAAAAACAAGGGATATATATAGCCTTTTCCTCTGAGTTATCAGGAACATATCAAACGGCAGTGATGATTCTTAATCAGGTGAAGGAAGAGTACCCTGACCTTGACATTGAAATCGTCAATACGAAATGCGCTTCGATGGGCGTCGGATTAATTGTAAAGAAAGCAGCCGATCTAGCAGCAAACGGTGCCACTAAAGAAGAAATCCTAGCTGACATAGAATTCCAAACCCGGCATATGGAGCATCTATTCACTGTAGATAACCTTGAGTATTTGGCCCGTGGCGGCCGCATCTCCAAGACATCTGCCCTTGTTGGCGGTTTATTAAACATTAAACCGTTATTGCATGTAGAAGATGGGAAGCTTGTTCCGCTTGAAAAGTTACGCGGCAAAAAGAAATTGATTAAACGTGTAATCGAATTAATGCACGAAAGAGGAAAAAATTTAAAAAACCAAACGATTGCCATCAGTCATGGTGATGATGATGCGACGGCCCTGGAATGGAAGGAAGCCATTAAAAATGAATTCGGGACAACCGATTTCATGGTCCATACAATCGGCTCCGTCATCGGTGCACATGCCGGTCCTGGTACAATTGCCCTCTTCTTCTTAAACGATACCCCTGAGAAATCATAA
- a CDS encoding MBL fold metallo-hydrolase: protein MVDPWFTVQELDSETFAISEYGHWEKVHSFLLLGETQAALIDTGLGICSIKRITDQLTDLPIIVLTTHVHADHIGGHGDYETIYVHGDDANWLINGIEGLSLEQIRKNMARDITVPIPESFDPFTYKPYRGSPDRLLSDGDTIDLGNRSLGIYHTPGHSPGHISILDNETGYLFTGDLLYSDTPVYAFYPSTSPEDLVNSLEKIAKIKAVSKIYGGHNQLGLEPGIFEEVLEAIQYLKENNLVRHGTGVHAFKSFSVHF from the coding sequence ATTGTAGATCCATGGTTCACCGTTCAGGAATTGGACTCAGAAACGTTTGCAATCAGTGAATATGGTCATTGGGAGAAAGTCCATTCCTTTTTATTACTTGGGGAGACCCAAGCTGCGTTAATCGACACAGGATTAGGCATCTGTTCAATTAAGCGGATTACAGACCAGCTTACCGATCTTCCGATTATCGTCTTGACGACACACGTTCATGCCGATCATATTGGCGGTCATGGGGATTATGAAACAATTTATGTTCATGGTGATGATGCCAATTGGCTGATCAACGGCATTGAAGGTTTGTCCTTGGAACAAATAAGAAAGAACATGGCCCGGGACATCACTGTCCCCATACCCGAATCATTCGATCCTTTTACATATAAGCCATACCGGGGGTCCCCTGATAGGCTCTTATCGGATGGGGACACGATTGATCTTGGGAACCGCAGTTTAGGCATTTATCACACACCTGGGCATTCACCTGGCCACATCTCAATTTTGGATAATGAAACAGGTTATTTATTTACTGGCGACCTGCTTTATTCAGATACTCCAGTTTATGCATTTTATCCCTCGACAAGCCCTGAAGACCTTGTGAATTCATTAGAAAAAATCGCAAAAATCAAGGCAGTATCCAAAATTTATGGCGGACACAACCAACTCGGCCTCGAACCAGGGATCTTTGAGGAAGTCCTTGAAGCCATTCAATACCTTAAAGAGAATAATTTAGTCAGACACGGAACGGGTGTACATGCATTCAAAAGTTTCAGTGTACATTTCTAG
- a CDS encoding alpha-amylase family glycosyl hydrolase — MRKRVLSLALIPLLLFYAIPVGAAEKEQRTWKDEIVYSLLIDRFFDGNTQNNGDANVNDPSTFNGGDFEGVTKKLNYLKDMGYTAIILSPIFANDENGYHGDWVADFYKTDKHYGTLKEFKKLVNEAHKRDMKVIIDFQANNVGPDSTWLTNPKKQDWFHEEKKISQDSSQKDLETGWVDDLPDLNQDNEETRKYLLDAAKWWITETDIDGYRINKVQYVAKDFWKEFVDAVKSEKSNFYTIGDVQGDADLISSYKKTGIDAFMAYPQNAELREAFAAPDKELKPVFNAFEKSEDELGGNAQQALFMDTQGMPRFTKDAADHNENPGSRWRMALSYLYTMPGVPIVFYGSEIALNGDNAPDNHKLMNFKTEQELVEYITKLSDLRDLYPALVKGDMELLYEKGGASVFKRVYGDETIVVAMNNTTETQTINLTDKELESNKELRGMLNGDLVRSKDNSYSIVIDRETTEVYTLSPKSIINIPYLLVIGLVLLIFGIFIALVIKRSKRNQPK; from the coding sequence ATGAGAAAAAGAGTGTTATCACTCGCTTTAATTCCGTTGCTTCTTTTTTACGCCATTCCAGTAGGAGCAGCTGAAAAAGAACAACGAACTTGGAAGGATGAAATCGTATATTCATTATTGATCGACAGATTTTTCGATGGGAATACTCAAAATAATGGAGATGCGAACGTGAATGACCCTTCCACGTTTAATGGTGGGGATTTCGAAGGTGTCACGAAGAAACTGAATTATTTAAAAGATATGGGTTATACCGCTATCATCCTTTCACCGATTTTCGCTAATGATGAAAATGGCTATCATGGCGATTGGGTGGCAGATTTCTATAAAACGGATAAACATTATGGGACATTGAAAGAGTTTAAAAAACTCGTGAATGAGGCACATAAACGCGATATGAAGGTGATCATTGATTTTCAAGCAAATAATGTGGGTCCTGACTCCACGTGGCTGACCAATCCAAAAAAACAAGATTGGTTCCATGAAGAAAAAAAGATTTCCCAGGACAGTAGCCAAAAGGATTTGGAAACAGGCTGGGTTGATGATCTTCCCGATTTGAATCAAGATAATGAGGAAACAAGGAAATATTTACTTGATGCTGCCAAATGGTGGATAACGGAAACCGATATTGATGGTTACCGTATAAATAAAGTCCAATACGTAGCAAAAGATTTTTGGAAGGAATTTGTGGATGCAGTCAAATCTGAAAAATCAAATTTCTATACAATCGGCGATGTACAAGGTGATGCCGATTTGATATCAAGCTACAAGAAGACGGGTATCGATGCTTTTATGGCTTATCCACAAAATGCTGAGCTACGGGAAGCATTTGCTGCACCCGATAAAGAATTGAAACCTGTTTTTAATGCGTTTGAGAAAAGCGAAGATGAATTAGGGGGCAATGCCCAGCAGGCATTATTCATGGATACACAGGGAATGCCCCGTTTTACAAAGGATGCAGCCGACCATAACGAAAATCCAGGTTCCAGATGGAGAATGGCGCTGTCGTATCTATATACGATGCCAGGGGTGCCAATCGTATTTTATGGATCGGAAATTGCCTTAAATGGGGATAATGCCCCGGATAATCACAAGTTGATGAATTTTAAGACAGAACAGGAATTGGTGGAATATATAACAAAGCTTTCTGATCTCAGAGACTTGTACCCAGCGTTGGTAAAGGGGGATATGGAGCTTTTATATGAAAAAGGTGGAGCTTCGGTATTCAAGCGTGTATATGGTGATGAAACGATTGTCGTCGCCATGAACAATACGACTGAAACTCAAACGATAAACCTTACTGATAAGGAACTTGAAAGTAATAAAGAGTTGAGAGGTATGCTGAATGGGGATCTGGTCCGCAGTAAGGACAACAGTTACTCTATCGTAATCGACAGGGAGACGACAGAAGTCTACACACTGTCACCTAAATCGATTATTAATATTCCTTACCTGTTAGTCATAGGATTGGTTCTTCTTATTTTTGGTATATTCATTGCTTTGGTTATTAAGCGTTCAAAACGGAACCAACCAAAATAA
- a CDS encoding alpha-glucosidase, with protein MNKTWWKEAVCYQIYPRSFMDSNGDGVGDIKGLISKLDYLQELGIDVIWICPFYKSPNADNGYDISDYQAVSDEFGSNEDIDLLLKDVHGRGMKVILDLVLNHTSDEHPWFVESRSSRDNPKRDWYIWRDGQDGREPNNWESIFSGSAWKFDERTNQYYLHLFAEKQPDLNWKNTDVRKALYEMVNWWLDKGIDGFRIDAITHIHKRDGLPDMPNPYWHQYVPAFEMHTNQDGILDYLKELKEETFSKYDIMTVGEANGVRIEQAEEWVGESNGKFNMIFQFEHLGLWNRGQNHDVDVQGLKRTMTKWQKGLKNKGWNALFFENHDQPRSVSTWGNDHQYWLESAKMIGALYFFMQGTPFIYQGQEIGMTNVQFDSIDDYDDVGMKNFYRIETSKGRPHDEIMNIIWHSGRDNSRTPMQWNDFENGGFTHGTPWMRVNPNYRAINVEQQKNDPSSIYHFYKKMIDLRKKHQVLVYGEYELLWEDHPELYIYTRNMNDNSVMVVCNFSMNHHQIDLSHWGEMELLLANYEDCPEVSLIDLRPYETRVYRY; from the coding sequence ATGAATAAGACCTGGTGGAAAGAAGCGGTCTGCTATCAAATATACCCGCGCAGTTTCATGGATAGTAATGGTGATGGAGTCGGTGATATAAAAGGTTTGATTTCAAAGCTTGACTATTTGCAGGAATTAGGGATAGATGTTATTTGGATTTGTCCGTTTTATAAATCGCCCAATGCGGATAATGGCTATGATATTAGTGATTATCAAGCAGTTTCCGATGAATTCGGTTCAAACGAAGATATTGATCTATTATTGAAAGATGTTCACGGACGTGGGATGAAGGTGATACTCGATCTTGTTTTGAATCATACAAGTGATGAGCACCCCTGGTTCGTAGAGTCACGTTCGTCCCGCGATAATCCGAAACGGGATTGGTATATATGGAGGGATGGGCAGGACGGTCGTGAGCCTAATAATTGGGAAAGCATCTTTTCCGGAAGTGCCTGGAAATTCGATGAAAGGACCAATCAATACTATTTACATTTATTTGCCGAAAAGCAGCCAGACTTAAACTGGAAAAATACTGATGTACGAAAGGCATTATATGAAATGGTCAATTGGTGGCTCGATAAGGGAATCGATGGCTTCCGAATTGATGCGATCACGCATATTCATAAGCGTGATGGCCTTCCGGATATGCCCAATCCATATTGGCATCAGTACGTACCTGCGTTTGAAATGCACACCAATCAGGACGGGATTCTGGATTACCTTAAGGAGTTGAAAGAAGAGACTTTCTCTAAGTATGATATCATGACGGTCGGTGAGGCCAATGGCGTCAGGATTGAGCAGGCGGAAGAATGGGTCGGGGAATCGAATGGGAAGTTCAATATGATATTTCAATTTGAACATCTTGGACTTTGGAATAGGGGACAGAATCACGATGTTGATGTTCAGGGGTTAAAGCGCACAATGACCAAATGGCAAAAGGGGCTGAAAAACAAAGGATGGAATGCTTTGTTTTTTGAAAATCATGACCAGCCAAGAAGTGTATCCACCTGGGGAAATGATCATCAATACTGGTTGGAAAGCGCAAAAATGATTGGGGCTCTTTACTTTTTCATGCAAGGCACACCTTTTATTTATCAAGGTCAGGAAATTGGCATGACGAATGTCCAATTTGATTCGATTGATGATTATGATGATGTAGGAATGAAAAACTTTTACCGGATAGAGACCTCCAAAGGTCGTCCGCATGATGAAATCATGAACATTATCTGGCATAGCGGCCGTGATAATTCACGAACACCGATGCAATGGAATGATTTTGAAAATGGCGGTTTCACGCACGGAACACCTTGGATGAGGGTTAATCCCAATTATCGCGCCATTAATGTAGAACAGCAGAAAAATGACCCGTCATCCATTTATCATTTTTATAAAAAGATGATTGATCTTCGAAAAAAACATCAGGTCCTTGTTTACGGGGAATATGAATTATTATGGGAAGATCATCCTGAACTTTATATTTATACAAGAAACATGAATGATAATTCAGTCATGGTAGTATGTAATTTTAGCATGAATCACCACCAAATCGACCTCTCTCACTGGGGGGAAATGGAACTTTTGCTAGCTAATTATGAGGATTGTCCTGAGGTGTCCCTTATTGATTTACGTCCATATGAAACGAGGGTTTATCGTTATTAA
- a CDS encoding extracellular solute-binding protein → MKKLIFHLFMSMFLIVSVSACGTSSDLENEVVKENKKKEDKASNEAKPEKLIIWEEKGKAEALKPVIEAFEKEYGIKVEHEELEIATEMYERLRSDGPIGNGKAPDVVTFSHEKVGQIVKEGLIQEVKVEDEVLNAFIEPSISGEMYQDKVFGLPKSVNTSVFIYNKKLMAKAPETMNDLYKMAKELRKGNVHGFYAKWNDFHDSYGVIAGMGGYIFKDKNGKLDPSDIGLNNKGAIKGAAYIQKWYRAGVIPKGDKAAIEKLFIQGNLASIMSDGDSFTGRKDTGIAPMPELPNGQPMKTLMEIKGWHVTAFTKHPYWSTKLVEYLTNDDNAMQRYDLTGEIPPNKSIKHNVAINENERAQAISIQLQYAEPVPSIPEMNRVWGPMNAAMDEISTQKAKPKRALDKAVKTIKKER, encoded by the coding sequence GTGAAGAAGCTGATTTTTCATTTGTTCATGTCCATGTTTTTAATCGTTAGTGTAAGTGCTTGTGGTACCAGTTCAGATTTGGAGAATGAAGTAGTGAAAGAAAATAAGAAAAAAGAAGACAAAGCCAGCAATGAAGCGAAGCCGGAAAAATTGATCATTTGGGAGGAAAAAGGTAAAGCGGAGGCCCTAAAGCCGGTGATTGAAGCTTTTGAAAAAGAATATGGAATCAAAGTTGAGCATGAAGAGCTTGAAATAGCTACCGAGATGTATGAGCGGCTTCGAAGTGATGGGCCAATCGGAAACGGAAAGGCCCCGGATGTCGTAACTTTTTCTCATGAAAAAGTCGGGCAAATCGTGAAGGAAGGCTTAATTCAGGAAGTGAAGGTGGAAGATGAGGTATTGAATGCCTTCATTGAACCTTCAATTAGTGGGGAGATGTATCAAGATAAGGTATTTGGATTGCCAAAATCCGTAAACACATCCGTTTTCATTTATAACAAAAAATTGATGGCTAAGGCTCCTGAGACGATGAATGACCTTTATAAAATGGCGAAGGAATTAAGAAAGGGTAACGTGCATGGTTTCTATGCCAAATGGAATGATTTCCATGATTCTTATGGAGTGATCGCTGGAATGGGAGGTTATATTTTTAAAGATAAGAATGGAAAACTGGACCCTTCCGACATTGGTTTGAATAATAAGGGTGCCATAAAAGGGGCTGCGTACATCCAAAAATGGTATAGGGCGGGGGTGATTCCTAAAGGCGACAAGGCAGCGATCGAGAAGTTGTTCATACAAGGGAATTTGGCTTCTATCATGAGTGACGGTGACTCATTTACCGGGCGAAAGGATACAGGAATTGCCCCCATGCCCGAATTGCCCAATGGCCAGCCAATGAAAACGTTGATGGAAATCAAAGGGTGGCATGTAACAGCATTCACAAAACATCCTTATTGGTCTACGAAGTTAGTTGAATATTTGACAAATGATGATAATGCAATGCAGCGTTATGATTTAACCGGGGAAATCCCTCCTAATAAATCAATCAAACACAATGTCGCAATCAATGAAAATGAAAGGGCACAAGCCATAAGTATACAATTACAATACGCTGAACCAGTGCCGAGTATACCGGAAATGAATAGGGTATGGGGACCGATGAATGCAGCCATGGATGAAATAAGCACTCAAAAAGCAAAACCAAAAAGGGCCTTGGATAAAGCGGTTAAGACGATAAAAAAAGAACGTTAA
- a CDS encoding YajQ family cyclic di-GMP-binding protein, whose product MAKENSFDIVSKVDFSEVTNAVTMAMKEIQTRYDFKGSISSITIEKEDLVLVSDDEYKLEQLKDVLISKLIKRDVPVKNLDYGKLEGASGGTVRQRAKLIQGIDKEQAKKINTIIKNSGLKVKSQIQDDQIRVTGKNRDDLQGIISAIRGADLSIDVQFLNYR is encoded by the coding sequence ATGGCAAAGGAAAATTCATTTGATATTGTTTCGAAAGTAGACTTTTCAGAGGTAACGAATGCAGTTACCATGGCTATGAAGGAAATACAAACACGCTATGATTTTAAAGGGAGTATAAGCAGCATCACCATTGAAAAAGAAGACCTGGTTTTAGTGTCCGACGATGAATATAAGCTCGAACAGCTGAAGGATGTTCTCATCAGTAAACTCATTAAACGTGACGTACCAGTCAAGAACCTGGACTATGGCAAATTAGAAGGAGCTTCTGGCGGAACCGTTCGCCAACGGGCTAAGTTGATTCAAGGCATCGATAAGGAACAAGCAAAAAAAATCAATACCATCATTAAAAATAGCGGTCTTAAAGTGAAAAGCCAAATCCAAGATGATCAAATCCGTGTTACCGGTAAGAACCGTGACGATTTGCAAGGAATCATTTCCGCAATCCGGGGCGCTGATCTATCCATTGATGTACAATTCTTAAATTACCGCTAA
- a CDS encoding SDR family oxidoreductase, with product MTNQNQNQNKQGFPPQHQQHQPGLETKMEPNPDSVKAAYKGSGKLKGKTAIITGGDSGIGKSVAIYYAKEGANVTVAYLDEHEDAKATRELIEKEGQKCLLISGDIGDESFCQDVVKKTVDEFGGLDILVNNAGEQHVQTSILDISAEQLEKTFRTNIFSMFHLTKAALKHLKKGSSIINTTSITAYQGNPKLIDYSSTKGAILAFTRALSNSISKDGIRVNGVAPGPIWTPLIPASFGEEDVAKFGQDTPMGRAGQPEELAPAYVYLASDDSSYVSGQVIHVNGGTVVNG from the coding sequence TTGACTAACCAAAACCAAAATCAGAACAAACAAGGATTTCCACCTCAACATCAACAGCATCAACCTGGATTGGAAACAAAAATGGAACCGAACCCTGATTCAGTTAAAGCTGCCTACAAAGGAAGCGGCAAACTAAAAGGTAAAACGGCAATCATAACAGGAGGAGACAGCGGAATCGGTAAATCGGTTGCCATTTATTACGCCAAGGAAGGAGCAAATGTGACAGTTGCATACTTGGATGAACACGAGGATGCCAAAGCGACTAGAGAATTGATCGAAAAAGAAGGACAGAAATGTTTACTCATTTCCGGAGATATCGGTGATGAATCCTTCTGCCAGGATGTCGTCAAAAAAACGGTTGATGAATTTGGCGGTTTGGACATACTAGTCAACAACGCCGGTGAACAGCATGTGCAGACAAGTATCCTTGACATTTCAGCTGAACAATTGGAAAAAACGTTCCGCACGAATATTTTCTCGATGTTCCACTTAACTAAAGCTGCATTGAAGCACCTTAAAAAAGGAAGCAGCATCATTAATACAACCTCTATCACAGCCTATCAAGGCAACCCAAAACTAATCGATTACTCTTCAACAAAAGGTGCAATATTGGCATTTACAAGGGCCCTGTCGAACTCTATTTCAAAAGATGGCATCAGAGTGAACGGTGTTGCGCCAGGACCGATCTGGACACCGCTGATTCCTGCCTCATTCGGGGAAGAGGATGTTGCCAAATTCGGACAGGATACTCCAATGGGCCGTGCAGGGCAGCCAGAGGAATTAGCACCAGCATATGTATATTTGGCAAGTGATGATTCATCCTATGTCAGCGGACAAGTCATCCACGTAAACGGCGGGACCGTGGTAAACGGATAA
- a CDS encoding LacI family DNA-binding transcriptional regulator, protein MAITIKDVAQLANVAPSTVSRVIANNPRISEKTKLRVRKAMSKLGYHPNFIARSLANQSTRIIGLVMPSSSNDYYQNPFFPTILQGLSEGAQENHYSLLLSTGKTEDEIYEGVVNMVQGGMVDGIILMYSRMNDHILTYLRARAFPFVIIGKPYDFIEEITYVDNDNVLAAEQATDYLVQLGHERIGFIGGDVTLVMTLDRLSGYERALKRAGIDRRREYTLHEDFLHEGGQAAAKRLLSIDEPPTALVVSDDLMALGIVHSLREMGVRTPEEISIVSFNNVLFSELSLPALTSVDINIFDLGYQAAKGIIQMLQTGDAPAGTIIPHHFVERHSCRSIKQGVMAMTY, encoded by the coding sequence ATGGCCATAACAATAAAAGATGTGGCACAGTTAGCGAATGTTGCTCCTTCAACAGTTTCTCGAGTGATTGCAAACAATCCTCGGATAAGTGAAAAAACAAAGTTACGGGTACGTAAGGCGATGAGTAAATTAGGATACCATCCAAACTTCATTGCACGTAGTCTTGCCAATCAATCGACCAGGATCATTGGCTTGGTAATGCCAAGTTCTTCAAATGATTATTATCAAAATCCGTTTTTTCCGACGATCCTTCAGGGTCTAAGTGAGGGAGCTCAGGAAAATCATTATTCCCTGTTGCTAAGCACGGGAAAAACAGAAGATGAAATCTACGAAGGAGTAGTGAATATGGTGCAGGGGGGGATGGTTGATGGAATAATCCTGATGTATTCAAGGATGAACGATCACATTCTGACCTATTTGAGAGCAAGGGCTTTTCCATTTGTGATCATTGGGAAACCCTATGATTTTATCGAGGAGATAACATATGTTGATAATGATAATGTCTTGGCTGCCGAACAGGCAACGGATTACCTCGTACAGCTAGGACATGAAAGGATTGGATTCATCGGAGGTGACGTAACCCTTGTGATGACCCTTGATCGCCTGTCAGGATATGAACGGGCATTGAAGAGGGCTGGAATCGATCGAAGGAGGGAATATACCCTGCATGAAGATTTTTTGCATGAAGGGGGACAAGCAGCTGCAAAAAGGTTACTATCCATCGATGAACCACCAACCGCTTTGGTGGTCAGTGATGATCTTATGGCACTTGGCATCGTGCATTCACTTCGTGAGATGGGCGTGCGCACTCCTGAAGAAATTTCAATCGTCAGCTTCAATAACGTTCTTTTCTCTGAACTGTCATTACCAGCCCTGACTTCCGTAGATATCAATATTTTTGATTTGGGCTATCAGGCCGCTAAGGGCATCATTCAAATGCTGCAGACTGGAGATGCTCCTGCTGGGACCATCATTCCACATCATTTCGTGGAAAGGCATTCCTGCAGATCGATCAAGCAAGGTGTAATGGCCATGACTTATTGA
- a CDS encoding DUF3941 domain-containing protein has product MSKTTDDNKRPKDNQARNAEKNVAYQENLAAGKHSYSKKTDHK; this is encoded by the coding sequence ATGTCAAAAACAACCGATGACAACAAAAGGCCAAAAGATAACCAAGCGAGAAATGCTGAAAAAAATGTCGCCTATCAGGAAAATCTTGCTGCGGGTAAGCACTCCTATTCGAAGAAAACAGACCATAAATGA